TTATATGAAACAAAACCAATTGGCGTTTTAATTACAGCTAACTCATTTTTTTTTTTCTTCATTAACCCTTTAGCCATTGGAGAATTTATAGATATTAATTTTTTTTTAAAATCTGCTTCATCATCTCCAACAATTTTATATTCATAAATTTTATTTGATTTAATATTCAAAATTTTTACTGTTGCTCCAAAAAAAATTTTTTTATGAATAAACATTTTTTTAACATCTATAACATGTGCATTAGATAATTTAAACTCAATTTCTTGAATTCTCCTTTCACAAAAACTTTGTTCTTCTTTTGCTGCATGATATTCTGCATTTTCTTTTAAATCTCCATAAGCTCTTGCTTCCGAAATAGATTTAATAATTTTTGGTCTTTTTTTTTTTTTTAATTTATCTAATTCGTTTCTAAGTTTTTTTTCACCTTCAATAGTCATGAGAATTTTATTATTCACAATTAACCTTAATTTTCAATAAATAAAAAAATATTTTTTTAAATACAATATATTTATATAATTATTCTAAAATAT
The sequence above is a segment of the Buchnera aphidicola (Periphyllus acericola) genome. Coding sequences within it:
- the greA gene encoding transcription elongation factor GreA, which produces MNNKILMTIEGEKKLRNELDKLKKKKRPKIIKSISEARAYGDLKENAEYHAAKEEQSFCERRIQEIEFKLSNAHVIDVKKMFIHKKIFFGATVKILNIKSNKIYEYKIVGDDEADFKKKLISINSPMAKGLMKKKKNELAVIKTPIGFVSYKILKILYI